The following coding sequences are from one Arthrobacter sp. 24S4-2 window:
- a CDS encoding fumarylacetoacetate hydrolase family protein: MVGPGEAIELAPGVGHVDPEAELTVVVGRRSRGLTLENARAAVLGFTVGNDVTARELQKTDELWISAKSQDTFTPAGPWIVTGLDSGDLAIGVIHNGTALRAASSADLGWGVDEILVYLTSFMTLHPGDLVLTGFPAETSRLQPGDTVTCSVEGIGHLTNPVRASA, encoded by the coding sequence GTGGTGGGTCCGGGCGAGGCCATCGAACTGGCACCGGGAGTAGGCCACGTGGACCCGGAAGCCGAACTGACCGTCGTCGTCGGTCGAAGGTCACGCGGGCTGACGCTGGAGAATGCGCGGGCCGCCGTCCTCGGATTCACCGTCGGCAACGATGTGACGGCACGGGAGCTGCAGAAGACTGATGAGCTGTGGATCAGCGCCAAGAGCCAGGACACTTTCACGCCGGCCGGGCCATGGATCGTCACCGGCCTGGACAGCGGCGATCTTGCTATCGGCGTCATTCACAACGGCACAGCGCTCCGGGCCGCCAGCTCGGCGGACCTAGGCTGGGGCGTGGATGAGATTCTGGTGTATCTGACGTCGTTCATGACGCTCCACCCCGGCGACCTGGTCCTCACGGGCTTCCCGGCCGAGACCTCGCGGCTGCAGCCCGGGGACACCGTCACGTGCAGTGTGGAGGGGATCGGGCACCTGACGAACCCGGTGCGGGCCTCAGCCTGA